A part of Coleofasciculaceae cyanobacterium genomic DNA contains:
- the dinB gene encoding DNA polymerase IV, translating into MRSIAVGIALCPNLMFVKPRFEVYRAVSAQIHDVFRRYTDIFEPIALDEAYLDVSENKPGLPYASTVARYIRDDIFQKTNLTASAGVSVNKFLAKIASGMNKPNGMTVILPEDAETFVEELPIEKFHGIGKVTAAKMKSLGIRTGADLKERSLFYLVQSFGKTGNYYYNIARAKDNRAVEANRIRKSIGAENSFAENLKDKATIIVKLKQIALTLVERIELHQASGRTLTLKVKFSDYQQITRSRTFENCIDSLDAIMREAVALLEIVELEDKSIRLLGISLSNLDHQKKQLRTVQLSLFE; encoded by the coding sequence TTGCGAAGCATAGCCGTAGGCATCGCTCTTTGTCCCAATCTTATGTTTGTCAAACCAAGATTTGAAGTGTATCGAGCAGTATCGGCACAAATCCACGATGTTTTTAGACGCTACACCGATATCTTTGAGCCAATTGCATTAGATGAAGCATACCTCGATGTAAGCGAAAACAAGCCAGGATTGCCTTATGCTTCTACAGTTGCCCGATACATCCGCGATGACATATTTCAAAAAACCAACCTTACCGCCTCGGCTGGAGTTTCGGTCAACAAGTTTTTAGCCAAGATAGCATCGGGAATGAACAAGCCAAACGGTATGACCGTCATCCTGCCAGAAGATGCCGAAACATTCGTAGAAGAACTACCGATAGAAAAGTTTCACGGTATTGGTAAAGTTACCGCAGCTAAGATGAAGAGTTTGGGGATTCGGACTGGGGCTGACTTAAAAGAGCGATCGCTTTTTTATTTAGTGCAATCCTTTGGCAAAACGGGTAATTATTACTACAACATTGCCAGAGCAAAGGACAATAGGGCAGTTGAGGCTAATCGTATTCGCAAATCCATTGGCGCAGAAAATTCATTTGCCGAGAACTTGAAGGATAAAGCAACGATAATAGTTAAACTCAAACAAATTGCTTTAACGCTCGTCGAACGGATCGAACTGCATCAAGCTTCGGGTAGAACGCTGACTTTGAAGGTAAAGTTTTCTGACTATCAACAGATTACGCGCTCTCGTACTTTTGAGAATTGTATCGATAGTTTGGATGCGATTATGAGAGAAGCAGTAGCATTACTGGAAATAGTCGAACTGGAAGATAAAAGTATTCGCTTGTTGGGTATCTCACTATCCAATCTCGATCATCAAAAAAAGCAGCTACGGACGGTTCAATTGTCATTGTTTGAATAA